One Lacticaseibacillus rhamnosus genomic window carries:
- the mscL gene encoding large-conductance mechanosensitive channel protein MscL yields MLKEFRQFIMRGNVLDLAVGVIIGSAFTGLVTSLTKNLINPILSIFAGKTDLSGLSVTLLGAKFTYGNFLNDVINFLIIAFVVFMIVRSVNRFLPAKPTKAAGPTQAELLTEIRDLLKEKNDHSQV; encoded by the coding sequence ATGTTAAAAGAATTCCGTCAATTCATCATGCGGGGCAACGTTTTGGACTTAGCTGTCGGGGTGATTATCGGTAGTGCCTTTACCGGTCTGGTTACCTCCTTGACTAAGAACCTGATTAACCCGATTTTATCAATCTTTGCCGGTAAAACCGATCTTAGCGGTTTATCCGTTACGTTATTAGGCGCCAAATTTACATACGGCAATTTTCTTAACGATGTGATTAACTTTTTGATTATCGCCTTTGTTGTTTTCATGATCGTTCGCAGTGTCAATCGTTTCTTGCCCGCCAAGCCGACCAAAGCTGCCGGGCCTACCCAAGCGGAATTGCTCACGGAGATTCGCGATTTATTAAAGGAGAAGAACGACCATTCGCAGGTTTAA
- a CDS encoding ASCH domain-containing protein → MEMGLAHDQFLLVQAGTKTIEIRLNDQKRPQLEVGDQIVFEDLATQQQVTKKVTQLEKFGTFSQLYQQYQGTAVGSAPTDSVAKMVADTYRIYTPQQEKKHGVLAIHLG, encoded by the coding sequence ATGGAAATGGGACTCGCGCATGATCAGTTTCTGTTGGTGCAAGCAGGAACTAAAACAATAGAAATTCGCCTCAATGACCAAAAGCGCCCACAGCTAGAGGTTGGTGATCAAATTGTGTTCGAGGATCTCGCCACTCAGCAACAAGTTACCAAGAAAGTCACTCAGCTTGAAAAGTTCGGAACCTTTTCCCAGCTTTATCAGCAATATCAGGGTACCGCCGTGGGAAGTGCACCAACCGATTCCGTGGCTAAAATGGTCGCTGACACCTATCGCATTTATACGCCGCAACAAGAGAAAAAACATGGCGTTTTGGCAATTCATTTGGGCTAA
- a CDS encoding ribose-phosphate diphosphokinase yields MSEQYGDPRLKIFALNSNKPLAEKIAAEVGVQLGKSSVKRFSDGEIQINIEESIRGDDVYLIQSTSSPVNDNLMELLIMIDALRRASAHTINVVMPYYGYARQDRKARSREPITAKLVANMLERAGATRVLALDLHAAQIQGFFDIPVDHLVGAPLLADYFLRNHYDGADTVVVSPDHGGVTRARKLAEFLKAPIAIIDKRRPRPNVAEVMNIVGNVTGKQCIIIDDMIDTAGTITLAAQALKDAGATEVLVAATHAIFSGPAVERLTHSAIEKVVVTDSINLPADKHMDKLDVVSVGPLMGRAIMRIQENRSVTPLFENRFTK; encoded by the coding sequence ATGTCTGAGCAATACGGTGACCCGAGATTAAAGATTTTTGCCTTGAATTCGAACAAACCACTGGCAGAGAAGATTGCTGCCGAGGTTGGTGTGCAACTGGGAAAGTCGTCAGTGAAGCGGTTTAGCGATGGTGAAATTCAAATCAACATCGAAGAAAGTATTCGTGGCGATGATGTGTATCTGATTCAGTCCACGTCCAGTCCGGTTAACGACAATCTGATGGAACTATTGATTATGATTGATGCTTTACGGCGGGCCTCGGCACATACGATTAATGTCGTGATGCCGTATTATGGCTATGCACGTCAGGATCGCAAAGCGCGGTCACGGGAACCGATTACTGCTAAACTGGTTGCCAACATGCTTGAACGTGCCGGTGCAACCCGGGTCTTAGCGCTTGATTTACATGCTGCCCAGATTCAGGGCTTCTTCGACATTCCGGTTGACCATCTTGTCGGTGCACCATTGTTAGCCGACTACTTCTTACGCAACCATTATGACGGCGCTGATACGGTTGTGGTTTCGCCTGATCACGGCGGCGTGACCCGGGCGCGTAAATTAGCAGAATTTCTCAAGGCGCCGATTGCAATTATCGACAAGCGGCGGCCACGGCCAAACGTTGCTGAAGTTATGAACATCGTCGGCAATGTTACCGGTAAACAATGTATCATTATTGACGACATGATCGACACCGCGGGCACCATCACCCTTGCAGCCCAAGCGCTGAAAGATGCCGGTGCAACCGAAGTCTTGGTCGCAGCCACCCACGCAATTTTCTCCGGCCCGGCAGTTGAACGGTTGACCCACTCGGCCATCGAAAAGGTGGTCGTAACGGACTCCATTAACTTGCCAGCTGATAAACACATGGATAAGTTAGATGTTGTTTCTGTTGGCCCATTAATGGGACGCGCAATCATGCGGATTCAGGAAAACCGCTCCGTGACTCCATTATTCGAAAATCGATTCACCAAGTAA
- the glmU gene encoding bifunctional UDP-N-acetylglucosamine diphosphorylase/glucosamine-1-phosphate N-acetyltransferase GlmU: MSKKFTIILAAGKGTRMKSKYYKVLQPVCGKSMVEHVVSQVEAIHPDAIVTIVGHGAEEVEKTLGKRTEFVLQAEQLGTGHAVLQAEPLLGQKEGSTLIMSGDTPLFTAKTLNDLFAYHEAKGANATILTANAPDPTGYGRIIRDTDGNVIKNVEQKDATPEEALISEINTGVYVFDNQALFKALHQVKNNNAQGEYYLPDVLGILRAAGEKVAAYQMPDYTESLGVNDRVALAQATRLMQQRINEQHMRNGVTLIDPATTYIDTDVKIGADTVIEPGVYLKGKTMIGEDCHIGTHSELLDATLEDDVTVTSSTIEHAVMHAHSDIGPNSHLRPDADIGEYVHLGNFVEIKKAKIGARTKVGHLTYVGNATLGSDINVGCGVVFVNYDGVQKWNSTIGDHAFIGSNSNIVAPVEVADHSFIAAGSTITKDVPFHAMAIARARQTTKEDYWKRLPLANDPDWN; this comes from the coding sequence ATGTCAAAGAAATTCACCATCATTCTCGCGGCCGGTAAGGGGACGCGGATGAAATCGAAGTATTATAAGGTTTTGCAACCGGTCTGTGGTAAGAGCATGGTCGAGCATGTGGTGAGCCAGGTGGAAGCCATTCATCCTGACGCTATCGTGACCATTGTTGGCCATGGTGCCGAAGAAGTTGAAAAGACACTTGGAAAGCGGACTGAATTCGTGTTGCAGGCGGAACAGTTGGGCACCGGTCACGCGGTATTACAAGCAGAGCCATTGTTGGGGCAAAAGGAAGGCTCCACGCTGATTATGAGCGGGGATACGCCTTTGTTTACGGCTAAGACTCTCAATGATCTGTTTGCTTATCATGAAGCTAAAGGCGCCAATGCAACCATTTTGACTGCCAATGCCCCGGATCCTACTGGCTATGGTCGGATTATTCGCGATACTGACGGTAATGTCATTAAAAATGTGGAACAAAAAGACGCTACTCCGGAAGAAGCATTGATTTCCGAGATCAACACCGGGGTTTATGTTTTTGATAATCAGGCGTTATTCAAAGCGCTGCACCAGGTTAAGAACAACAATGCACAAGGCGAGTATTATTTGCCGGATGTCTTAGGCATTTTACGGGCAGCGGGTGAAAAGGTTGCTGCTTATCAAATGCCGGATTACACCGAATCTCTGGGCGTTAACGATCGGGTTGCATTGGCACAAGCGACCCGGCTCATGCAGCAGCGCATTAACGAGCAGCATATGCGTAATGGCGTCACGCTGATTGATCCGGCAACGACTTACATTGATACGGATGTGAAAATCGGTGCCGACACCGTGATTGAACCAGGCGTCTATTTGAAAGGTAAAACCATGATTGGTGAAGATTGCCACATTGGTACCCATTCAGAACTACTGGATGCCACGCTGGAAGATGATGTTACCGTGACAAGTTCCACCATCGAACACGCGGTGATGCACGCACACAGTGATATCGGCCCCAACTCACATTTGCGGCCAGATGCAGACATTGGCGAATACGTTCATCTTGGTAACTTTGTAGAGATTAAAAAAGCCAAGATCGGTGCACGCACCAAAGTCGGTCACTTGACGTATGTCGGTAATGCAACCTTGGGCAGCGATATTAATGTGGGTTGCGGCGTTGTGTTTGTTAACTATGATGGCGTTCAAAAATGGAATAGTACGATTGGCGACCATGCCTTTATCGGTTCTAACTCTAACATCGTGGCCCCAGTTGAAGTGGCGGATCATAGTTTCATTGCGGCGGGTTCGACGATTACAAAAGATGTACCGTTTCACGCAATGGCGATTGCCCGTGCGCGTCAAACGACCAAAGAAGATTACTGGAAACGACTGCCGCTCGCGAACGATCCAGATTGGAATTAG
- a CDS encoding VanZ family protein, translating to MSAYLGPVRTAVVTFPFLALLLALPFLVVVYRRYGAFSWWRAIVIYSFVFYLLSAYFLIILPLPAREAVAQFTGAKYNLTPLMALRYFIHTTVFVPSNPHTWLAALKQSSFIQPFFNIVLTIPFGFYLRYYFKRSVPQIIVMSFGLSLFFELTQLSGLYGFYPRPYRLFDVDDLILNTTGGLVGGVLAPILMRALPSRDTIDAKSQARGARVTFARRLAAFLVDFVLFSQVIGLMIKFLFHLLGLDQLPDFLSEDVLPLFFVFVIWPAFNNGQTLGKGLVRIKIVRTDGQAVGFWRLLLREGLLYGLAFSSLVGLNNFFIAYFAKFQRTQINLAALGFFAVLVFLFMINFVWEVGSRHFRFFYDAWADTTQVSTFEVPAEVKQQVDDAKSDVDEKHDRLNE from the coding sequence ATGAGTGCTTACCTTGGACCGGTTAGAACAGCAGTAGTCACATTTCCGTTTTTAGCGCTGCTGCTTGCGCTACCGTTTCTGGTGGTTGTTTATCGGCGTTACGGTGCGTTTAGCTGGTGGCGGGCGATTGTCATTTATTCGTTTGTATTTTACCTGCTGTCGGCTTATTTTCTGATCATTCTGCCATTGCCGGCTCGTGAGGCTGTCGCACAGTTTACTGGGGCGAAGTATAATCTGACGCCGCTAATGGCACTGCGGTATTTCATTCATACGACCGTCTTTGTGCCGAGCAATCCTCACACCTGGCTGGCCGCGCTCAAGCAGTCCAGTTTCATTCAACCTTTCTTTAATATCGTTTTAACGATCCCATTTGGCTTTTATTTGCGGTACTACTTTAAACGCAGCGTACCGCAGATCATTGTGATGAGTTTTGGGTTGAGTTTATTCTTCGAGCTGACACAGCTGTCCGGATTATATGGCTTTTATCCGCGGCCTTATCGACTATTTGATGTGGACGATTTGATTCTTAACACGACAGGTGGTTTGGTTGGCGGGGTGCTGGCGCCGATTCTGATGCGGGCGTTGCCATCCCGCGATACCATTGACGCCAAAAGCCAGGCTCGTGGTGCGCGGGTGACTTTTGCCCGACGATTAGCCGCTTTTTTAGTCGATTTTGTCTTATTCAGCCAAGTTATCGGACTTATGATCAAATTCCTATTTCATTTGTTAGGGTTGGATCAATTGCCGGACTTTTTGAGTGAAGATGTTTTGCCGCTATTTTTTGTCTTCGTCATTTGGCCTGCCTTTAACAACGGCCAGACACTTGGAAAAGGATTGGTGCGCATTAAAATTGTGCGTACTGATGGTCAAGCTGTCGGATTTTGGCGGCTTTTATTGCGCGAAGGACTGCTATATGGCTTGGCGTTTTCCAGCTTGGTAGGGTTGAACAATTTCTTTATTGCGTATTTTGCTAAGTTTCAACGAACTCAGATTAATCTGGCTGCGTTAGGATTCTTTGCAGTTTTGGTCTTTCTGTTCATGATTAATTTTGTTTGGGAAGTGGGCTCACGGCATTTTCGCTTCTTCTATGATGCGTGGGCTGATACGACTCAAGTTAGTACGTTTGAAGTGCCAGCGGAGGTTAAGCAGCAGGTTGACGATGCGAAATCGGATGTGGATGAAAAGCATGACAGGTTGAATGAATAG
- the purR gene encoding pur operon repressor — MKVRRSDRLIDMTRYLLERPHTLIPLTFFSKRYESAKSSISEDLAIVRRTFAQRQTGILETVPGAAGGVRYIPIMGEDEAENFIAAMAKRLSETDRLLPGGYVYLSDLLGTPSVLRQIGRLIATQYREANVDAVMTVATKGIPIAQSVSQYLNVPFVIVRRDSKITEGSTVSVNYVSGSSARIEKMELSKRSLPANSRVLIVDDFMKGGGTVNGMKALIDEFNAKMVGITVFAEGKFDGDRMVNDYTSLIRVDKVDTKANTLHATAGNFLSQNRQLLEVSHQ, encoded by the coding sequence ATGAAAGTTAGACGCAGCGATCGATTAATCGACATGACAAGGTACTTGTTGGAACGGCCTCACACACTGATACCGTTGACTTTTTTCTCAAAACGCTATGAAAGTGCCAAGTCATCTATTAGTGAGGATTTGGCTATCGTACGCCGGACTTTTGCCCAGCGACAAACCGGCATCCTTGAAACTGTGCCCGGTGCCGCTGGTGGGGTTCGTTATATCCCAATCATGGGTGAAGATGAGGCGGAAAATTTCATTGCGGCCATGGCCAAGCGACTTTCCGAGACTGATCGACTGTTGCCAGGCGGTTATGTGTATCTCTCGGACTTACTTGGTACACCGAGTGTTTTACGTCAAATCGGGCGGCTGATTGCGACCCAGTATCGCGAAGCCAATGTGGATGCGGTCATGACGGTAGCCACTAAAGGCATTCCGATTGCGCAAAGTGTTAGCCAATATCTGAATGTGCCGTTTGTTATTGTGCGCCGCGACTCCAAGATCACGGAAGGTTCGACGGTTTCGGTTAATTACGTTTCCGGATCCTCGGCTCGGATTGAAAAAATGGAGTTGAGTAAGCGCAGTCTGCCGGCTAATTCGCGGGTCTTGATTGTCGATGATTTCATGAAAGGCGGCGGCACCGTTAACGGCATGAAGGCGTTGATCGATGAGTTTAACGCAAAAATGGTCGGAATTACGGTTTTTGCTGAGGGCAAGTTTGACGGCGATCGCATGGTGAACGATTACACTTCGCTTATTCGCGTTGACAAAGTGGATACAAAGGCAAATACGCTGCATGCCACAGCCGGTAATTTTCTTAGCCAGAATCGGCAGTTGCTTGAGGTGAGTCATCAATGA
- a CDS encoding ABC transporter ATP-binding protein, with amino-acid sequence MNCFELHHMTFAPTQTAILNDINLDIPWGIDLTIAGHSGSGKSTLLRLLATLLTPTNGTILYNGKAQADYDPIAYRREVSYCAQQPALFGATVADDLRFPFMIRNTEMPREQAEAALESVDLAKSMLDAPTQNLSGGERQRVALLRHLFFPPKVLLLDEVTTGLDPDTKTIIHELLNRQNEKGITLIRVTHDEGELQTAKNLMTLVAGQFEEVAKV; translated from the coding sequence ATGAACTGTTTTGAATTACATCATATGACCTTTGCACCAACGCAAACAGCTATTTTAAACGACATCAATCTGGATATTCCTTGGGGGATTGATCTGACCATTGCGGGCCATTCGGGTTCTGGTAAAAGCACCTTGTTGCGATTGTTGGCGACTTTATTGACGCCAACTAACGGAACCATTCTATACAACGGTAAAGCCCAAGCCGACTACGATCCGATCGCTTATCGGCGTGAAGTTTCTTACTGCGCCCAGCAACCGGCATTATTTGGCGCCACGGTTGCTGACGATCTGCGGTTTCCATTTATGATTCGCAACACTGAAATGCCACGCGAACAAGCCGAAGCCGCGCTTGAAAGTGTCGATTTGGCTAAAAGTATGCTCGATGCGCCAACGCAAAACTTATCCGGTGGTGAACGCCAACGAGTCGCTTTGTTGCGGCATCTTTTCTTCCCGCCTAAAGTGCTGCTTTTAGACGAGGTCACAACCGGACTCGACCCGGATACTAAAACGATTATTCATGAACTTCTGAATCGCCAAAATGAAAAAGGCATCACGTTGATTCGTGTGACGCATGATGAAGGTGAACTGCAGACCGCCAAGAATCTCATGACGCTGGTTGCCGGTCAATTTGAGGAGGTTGCCAAGGTATGA
- a CDS encoding ABC transporter permease: protein MNSQLIVSPLALLLALALVVIALVINLKEDLGMTKDLIVGVLRAVIQLTVVGFVLTYIIKADAVWLTLAMVAIIIFNAAWNAKKRAGTIPAAFVTSLLAVTTATGLTLLMLVSVKAIRFIPAQIVPISGMIASNVMVAIGLAYRSLNTEFKDLRPQVLERLALGANLKQASQTLIVNAIKTGMAPTIDSAKTVGLVSLPGMMSGLIFAGIDPTKAIMYQIMVTFMLLGATSLGSFIAVYRSYPRFYNDQKQLR from the coding sequence ATGAATAGTCAGTTAATCGTTTCGCCGTTAGCACTTTTGTTGGCTTTAGCGCTAGTTGTGATTGCATTGGTCATTAACCTCAAAGAAGATCTGGGCATGACCAAGGATCTGATCGTAGGGGTTCTACGCGCGGTCATCCAGCTAACGGTTGTCGGGTTTGTTTTGACCTATATTATTAAAGCGGATGCCGTTTGGCTGACTTTAGCCATGGTAGCCATCATCATTTTCAACGCTGCCTGGAATGCCAAAAAACGTGCCGGCACCATTCCTGCTGCGTTTGTCACCAGCCTGTTAGCCGTCACCACTGCAACTGGGTTAACGCTGCTCATGTTAGTGTCGGTAAAGGCCATTCGGTTTATTCCGGCACAGATTGTTCCGATCAGTGGGATGATTGCCAGCAACGTCATGGTCGCGATCGGTTTAGCCTACCGCAGCCTCAACACCGAATTTAAAGACTTACGACCACAAGTACTTGAACGTCTTGCATTGGGCGCCAACCTCAAACAAGCCAGTCAGACGCTCATCGTCAATGCTATCAAAACTGGCATGGCGCCAACGATTGATTCGGCTAAAACTGTTGGGCTCGTTAGTTTACCGGGAATGATGTCCGGCTTGATTTTTGCCGGTATCGATCCTACCAAAGCCATTATGTATCAGATCATGGTAACCTTCATGCTGCTAGGCGCCACCAGCCTTGGTAGTTTTATCGCGGTCTATCGCAGTTACCCCCGCTTTTATAATGATCAAAAGCAATTACGTTAG
- a CDS encoding cation diffusion facilitator family transporter, with amino-acid sequence MEQVQPNKAFFWGILLNLIYIIAEVAFGIGIGSVALVADAIHNMSDVLGLGLAWFAEWLSNRHPTVQRTYGYKSSSILAALANAAFLLVAMGAIIVEAITRLSQNAPVEGGWMMVVAGAGILVNGATAILFHSGSQHDLNIRGAFMHMAADAGVSLGVVLAGGLILLTGWEWLDPVMSILVAIVVLIGTWDLLRDAVNLAMAAVPKEIDPVAVKTLVNAYPTVASCHDLHIWALSTTDVALTVHVVRTTAEGNDAFLDALSLSLRESFDIAHTTIQVEYGPYLPDNKMENPY; translated from the coding sequence ATGGAACAAGTTCAGCCAAACAAAGCCTTTTTCTGGGGTATTCTGCTTAATTTGATTTACATTATTGCCGAGGTTGCGTTTGGAATCGGGATTGGCTCGGTTGCGTTGGTCGCCGATGCCATTCATAATATGAGCGACGTCCTAGGCTTGGGCTTAGCGTGGTTTGCGGAGTGGCTTTCCAATCGGCACCCGACTGTCCAGCGTACATACGGGTATAAGAGTTCGTCGATTTTAGCGGCGTTAGCAAATGCGGCATTTTTACTGGTGGCGATGGGTGCGATTATTGTCGAGGCGATTACCCGATTGTCACAAAATGCCCCGGTTGAAGGCGGCTGGATGATGGTCGTCGCTGGTGCCGGGATTTTGGTCAATGGCGCAACTGCAATTCTTTTTCATAGCGGCTCGCAACATGATTTGAACATTCGTGGTGCGTTTATGCACATGGCTGCCGATGCTGGCGTGTCGCTGGGAGTTGTTTTAGCCGGGGGATTAATCCTGCTGACTGGCTGGGAATGGCTTGATCCGGTCATGTCCATTTTAGTTGCAATTGTGGTTTTGATCGGGACTTGGGATTTATTGCGGGATGCCGTTAATTTAGCAATGGCCGCGGTGCCTAAGGAAATCGATCCAGTGGCGGTTAAAACATTGGTTAACGCCTATCCAACCGTTGCATCTTGCCATGACCTGCACATCTGGGCGCTGAGTACAACTGATGTCGCGTTGACGGTACATGTGGTGCGAACAACTGCTGAAGGCAATGACGCCTTCTTGGACGCACTGAGTTTATCGTTGCGAGAAAGCTTTGACATTGCCCACACCACGATTCAAGTTGAATATGGGCCGTATTTACCGGATAACAAAATGGAGAATCCTTACTGA
- the ispE gene encoding 4-(cytidine 5'-diphospho)-2-C-methyl-D-erythritol kinase, translated as MELIEKAPAKINLSLDALYRHADGEHEWQMVMTSVDLADYVSIKPSHSIQVSTDSGFLPEDPRNLAYKAALALQRHANIRQGARIHIEKHIPVAAGLGGGSSDAAAVLRGLNSLWQLGYSRSQLARIGLQVDSDVPYCVYSETALVTGRGDVVTPLGSLPNFWVVLAKPRVSVSTPSILNAIDYQAGLLHPNTPEVVAGVQNHDFNQMISGMGNSLEAITASRYPEMTALKQRLKKYGAEIAQMSGSGPTVFGLCQKHSRAMRVYNSMKGFCREVYLLRPFCLSTNSHRLRG; from the coding sequence ATGGAACTGATCGAGAAAGCACCGGCCAAGATTAATCTAAGTTTGGATGCTTTGTATCGTCATGCTGACGGCGAACATGAGTGGCAGATGGTGATGACATCAGTTGATTTGGCTGATTACGTGAGCATCAAGCCTAGCCATAGCATTCAGGTTTCCACAGATAGCGGTTTTTTACCTGAAGATCCGCGAAATCTGGCCTATAAAGCGGCATTGGCGCTCCAACGCCATGCCAATATCCGCCAAGGTGCGCGGATTCATATTGAAAAACACATTCCCGTCGCTGCAGGTTTGGGCGGTGGTTCGAGTGACGCAGCCGCCGTTTTGCGTGGCTTGAATTCACTATGGCAGTTAGGTTATAGTCGCTCGCAGCTGGCTCGCATCGGCTTACAGGTTGATAGCGATGTGCCTTACTGCGTTTACTCGGAGACGGCCTTGGTTACCGGACGCGGTGATGTGGTCACCCCATTGGGAAGTTTACCGAACTTTTGGGTTGTTTTGGCTAAGCCGCGGGTGTCAGTGTCAACGCCAAGTATTCTTAATGCAATTGACTATCAGGCCGGCCTTTTGCACCCCAATACACCTGAAGTCGTTGCCGGGGTTCAAAACCATGATTTCAACCAAATGATTAGCGGAATGGGGAATAGTTTAGAGGCCATTACGGCAAGTCGTTATCCTGAAATGACCGCATTGAAACAGCGGTTAAAAAAGTACGGCGCAGAAATCGCTCAAATGTCAGGTAGCGGTCCAACTGTGTTTGGTCTTTGTCAGAAGCATTCTCGGGCGATGCGGGTTTACAACAGCATGAAGGGATTTTGTCGTGAGGTTTATCTGTTGCGGCCATTTTGCCTGTCAACGAATAGTCATCGGCTAAGGGGTTGA
- a CDS encoding Veg family protein yields the protein MPITLASIKRKLDGKIGENLTVVAQAGRKKVTRRRGTLKETYPAIFVVDLDQNENAFERVSYSYADLLTKSIKITFEGEEKAS from the coding sequence ATGCCAATCACACTAGCAAGCATCAAACGGAAGCTCGATGGGAAAATCGGTGAGAATTTAACGGTCGTTGCACAAGCAGGACGCAAGAAGGTTACTCGGCGTCGGGGGACCTTGAAGGAAACTTATCCGGCTATTTTTGTGGTCGATCTCGACCAGAATGAAAATGCGTTCGAGCGTGTCTCTTATAGTTACGCGGATCTTCTGACTAAGTCAATCAAGATCACCTTCGAAGGCGAAGAAAAAGCGTCATAA
- the rsmA gene encoding 16S rRNA (adenine(1518)-N(6)/adenine(1519)-N(6))-dimethyltransferase RsmA — protein MTMHEKVAQPAVTNAILKRHGFHMRKGLGQNFLTDPQILQKIVAAADVSEQDDVIEIGPGIGALTQFLADQAHQVVALEIDDRLLPILAETLADYPNTTVVNEDVLKTNLTELVATHFDGNHTLKVVANLPYYITTPILLHLLRAHLPLHSMTVMMQKEVAARLSATPGSKDYGSLSIAVQLVADVATAFTVSRHAFVPAPNVDSAIVTLTQRPEPLAAVKNPDSFDRLVRGAFASRRKTLWNNLVALFGKPNKAAIRTALSVAEIAPETRAEQLAITDFARLDEALRGEGLGIAG, from the coding sequence ATAACCATGCATGAAAAAGTGGCACAACCAGCCGTAACCAATGCCATTTTGAAGCGGCATGGCTTTCATATGCGTAAGGGGTTAGGGCAGAACTTTTTGACCGACCCGCAGATTTTGCAAAAAATTGTAGCAGCAGCTGATGTCTCCGAGCAAGATGATGTGATTGAAATCGGTCCCGGAATTGGTGCACTGACGCAGTTTCTGGCTGATCAGGCGCATCAGGTGGTGGCATTGGAAATTGACGATCGTCTGCTGCCGATTCTCGCGGAGACGCTTGCAGATTATCCTAATACAACCGTGGTCAACGAAGATGTTTTAAAAACGAATTTGACCGAGCTGGTAGCGACACATTTTGATGGGAACCACACGCTAAAAGTTGTTGCTAATTTGCCTTATTACATTACGACGCCGATTTTACTGCACTTGTTGCGGGCACATTTACCACTGCACAGCATGACCGTGATGATGCAAAAAGAAGTGGCAGCGCGATTAAGTGCGACCCCTGGATCGAAGGATTATGGCAGTTTAAGTATTGCCGTGCAACTGGTGGCAGATGTGGCGACAGCTTTTACCGTCAGCCGGCATGCGTTTGTTCCGGCACCAAATGTGGATTCGGCCATTGTTACGTTGACCCAGCGCCCAGAACCCTTGGCAGCGGTAAAAAATCCAGACAGTTTTGACCGGCTTGTCCGTGGGGCGTTTGCGTCTCGGCGTAAAACGCTTTGGAATAATCTGGTGGCTTTGTTTGGTAAACCGAATAAGGCCGCTATTCGTACGGCGCTCTCGGTGGCGGAGATTGCACCGGAGACGCGGGCAGAACAGTTGGCGATTACGGATTTTGCACGGTTGGATGAGGCGTTGCGGGGTGAAGGCTTGGGTATTGCGGGATAG
- the rnmV gene encoding ribonuclease M5, which translates to MTTIKQIVVVEGRDDTKRLKETFGRIDTIETRGSAIDEATLARIRQAQAKRGVIVLTDPDFPGEKIRKTISRAVPGVTHAFLPRAEGVPDHKGSLGVEHASPAALRAALQHLFTEVPDAPQVISQQDLLAAHLIGGTGARERREQLGEQLHIGYTNGKQLLRRLTEFQISRADFLAAVAQLNEGANNHA; encoded by the coding sequence ATGACAACGATTAAACAAATTGTGGTTGTAGAAGGCCGCGATGATACTAAGCGATTAAAAGAAACTTTTGGCAGGATCGATACCATCGAAACTCGCGGTAGTGCCATTGATGAAGCAACATTGGCGCGGATTCGGCAAGCCCAAGCAAAACGGGGCGTGATCGTCTTAACTGATCCTGACTTTCCTGGTGAAAAGATTCGCAAAACCATTTCGCGTGCCGTACCAGGTGTTACCCATGCATTTTTACCGCGGGCGGAAGGCGTGCCGGATCATAAAGGGTCGCTTGGGGTTGAGCATGCTTCTCCAGCGGCGTTGCGGGCTGCACTCCAGCACTTGTTTACTGAAGTGCCCGATGCTCCGCAAGTGATCAGTCAGCAGGATTTATTGGCAGCGCATTTGATCGGTGGAACCGGTGCTCGCGAGCGTCGGGAACAGCTAGGCGAACAGCTGCACATCGGTTATACAAATGGCAAACAGCTTTTACGGCGGCTGACTGAATTTCAAATCAGTCGCGCAGATTTTCTAGCCGCAGTTGCCCAGTTGAACGAAGGAGCGAATAACCATGCATGA